One window of the Deltaproteobacteria bacterium genome contains the following:
- a CDS encoding cyclic nucleotide-binding domain-containing protein — MIDPKTLRDLQFFSDLTDEELEVMAGIVNKKDFKTGDVVFKETESGTSLYIIRKGEVKACKMAPDGELLTLTIMKDGEIFGEMSFLDGRPRSATIVAISDVETYVIEKADFDTIVDEHPRIIYKILKNIVFTIHSIVRGMNTRYMEMINYMWGRRR; from the coding sequence ATGATAGACCCCAAGACTCTCAGGGACCTCCAGTTCTTCTCGGACCTCACCGACGAGGAGCTCGAGGTCATGGCCGGCATAGTCAACAAGAAGGACTTCAAGACCGGCGACGTCGTCTTCAAGGAGACAGAGTCGGGCACGTCGCTCTACATCATCAGGAAAGGCGAGGTCAAGGCCTGCAAGATGGCGCCCGACGGAGAGCTCCTGACGCTGACCATAATGAAGGACGGCGAGATATTCGGAGAGATGAGCTTTCTGGACGGCAGGCCCCGCTCGGCGACTATCGTCGCCATATCGGACGTGGAGACATACGTCATCGAGAAGGCCGACTTCGACACCATAGTAGACGAACACCCGAGGATAATCTACAAGATACTCAAGAACATCGTCTTCACGATCCACTCCATTGTGCGGGGCATGAACACCCGCTACATGGAGATGATAAACTACATGTGGGGCAGGAGAAGGTAG
- the nuoG gene encoding NADH dehydrogenase (quinone) subunit G: MVTVTINGKEVTVEDNTLILDAARQAGFEIPTFCYQANLSRLGSCRMCLVEIEGQRKLQPSCVTPVLHGMKVNTESENVLKARSDVLEFLLSNHALDCPVCDKGGECELQDMVFRHGPHRGRHREAKYRFHEKDYVLSPVIVKNSNRCVHCMRCVRVCKEVVGVGVLGSFGRGQTQEETSFLRTELDCDHCGNCIEVCPVGCFMRRPYRYKARPWDLETAVSVCPYCSTGCRIKIQQRDGVVLRSMAERGKGFNEESLCARGRFGFDFTGSAERLTTPLVRRDGELRRAGWDEALSVIKERFRLGSRAAGIASARLTNEELYLFQKLMRGAVGTANVDSASNRWSPQAVEAFADVTGMAAGHSRVFDLLDAGTILVVGSHLSTENPVTDYKVRRYVETRDTALIVASSRSMKLDGSASFVLRHEPAAEGELLEGLAAIGGGEGRSGAVAGVDADALRGAARELFGSQTVGIIAGTEFLRCPENIRGLKGLKEALAAGGRRVLIMPVFDRPNQRGAWTLGVTPGLGPGFVSLDDGARGEDSIIEAVAAGRIDSLYVAGSDLAAAYPDGAAVRKALEKLDMLVVQDIFLTETARMAHVVLPAASFAEKCGTFTNQEGRIQRLEKLVDPPGEAKTDLEIIAAVGEMISPGFGPATAERVREEIDSEVEAYGSATADERGGLLVAGSAQGLRPADHPVVVSHVEEKVDAAFHFKLVTGNHLFFSGTLARRSPVLRGLLGEPYVEINEEDAESHGLKAGDFVKVHGKYHEVKLKVRTTRGFAPSVAYIPENFEELEINRFFRKGHMVPRVNITRV; encoded by the coding sequence ATGGTTACCGTAACGATAAACGGAAAAGAAGTCACGGTAGAGGATAACACCCTCATCCTCGATGCGGCCCGTCAGGCGGGCTTCGAGATACCGACCTTCTGCTACCAGGCCAACCTCTCGAGGCTCGGCTCGTGCAGGATGTGCCTTGTCGAGATCGAGGGGCAGCGCAAGCTCCAGCCCTCGTGCGTAACCCCCGTGCTCCACGGCATGAAGGTCAACACCGAGAGCGAGAACGTCCTCAAGGCCCGCTCCGACGTGCTCGAGTTCCTGCTCAGCAACCACGCCCTGGACTGCCCGGTCTGCGACAAGGGCGGCGAGTGCGAGCTCCAGGACATGGTCTTCAGGCACGGGCCCCACAGGGGCCGCCACCGCGAGGCCAAGTACCGCTTCCACGAAAAGGACTACGTCCTGAGCCCCGTCATCGTCAAGAACTCGAACCGCTGCGTCCACTGCATGCGCTGCGTGCGCGTCTGCAAGGAGGTGGTCGGCGTGGGCGTGCTCGGCTCCTTCGGCCGCGGCCAGACGCAGGAGGAGACGAGCTTCCTGCGCACCGAGCTCGACTGCGACCACTGCGGCAACTGCATAGAGGTCTGTCCCGTGGGCTGCTTCATGCGCAGGCCCTACCGCTACAAGGCGAGGCCCTGGGACCTCGAGACGGCCGTGAGCGTCTGCCCCTACTGCTCCACGGGGTGCAGGATCAAGATCCAGCAGCGCGACGGCGTGGTGCTGCGCTCGATGGCCGAGCGGGGCAAGGGCTTCAACGAAGAGAGCCTCTGCGCCCGCGGCCGCTTCGGATTCGATTTCACGGGCAGCGCCGAGAGACTCACCACCCCTCTTGTGCGGCGCGACGGCGAGCTCCGAAGGGCCGGGTGGGACGAGGCCCTCTCGGTCATAAAGGAGCGTTTCAGGCTCGGCTCCAGGGCCGCCGGCATCGCCTCGGCGAGGCTCACCAACGAGGAGCTCTACCTCTTCCAGAAGCTCATGCGCGGGGCGGTGGGCACGGCCAACGTGGATTCGGCGTCCAACAGGTGGAGCCCCCAGGCCGTCGAGGCCTTCGCCGACGTCACGGGCATGGCCGCAGGACACAGCCGGGTCTTCGACCTCCTCGACGCCGGGACCATACTGGTCGTGGGCTCCCACCTCTCGACCGAGAACCCCGTGACCGACTACAAGGTCCGCCGCTACGTGGAGACGCGCGACACGGCGCTCATAGTCGCCTCTTCGCGCTCCATGAAGCTTGACGGCTCGGCGAGCTTCGTTCTGCGCCACGAGCCGGCCGCCGAAGGGGAGCTGCTCGAGGGCCTCGCGGCCATTGGCGGGGGCGAAGGCCGGAGCGGGGCCGTCGCCGGCGTGGACGCCGACGCCCTCCGGGGGGCGGCCCGGGAGCTCTTCGGATCGCAGACCGTGGGGATCATAGCCGGCACGGAGTTTCTGCGCTGTCCGGAGAACATCAGGGGGCTCAAGGGACTCAAGGAGGCCCTTGCCGCCGGTGGGCGCAGGGTGCTGATCATGCCGGTCTTCGACAGGCCCAACCAGCGCGGCGCCTGGACCCTCGGCGTAACGCCAGGCCTCGGCCCCGGCTTCGTGAGCCTCGACGACGGCGCCCGCGGCGAGGACTCCATAATCGAAGCCGTGGCGGCGGGCAGGATAGACTCCCTCTACGTGGCGGGAAGCGACCTCGCCGCCGCCTACCCCGACGGCGCGGCGGTGCGCAAGGCCCTTGAAAAACTCGACATGCTCGTGGTCCAGGACATCTTCCTCACCGAGACGGCCCGCATGGCCCACGTGGTCCTTCCGGCCGCCTCGTTCGCCGAGAAGTGCGGCACCTTCACCAATCAGGAGGGCCGCATCCAGCGCCTTGAAAAGCTCGTGGACCCGCCGGGCGAGGCGAAAACGGACCTCGAGATAATCGCCGCCGTCGGCGAGATGATCTCGCCGGGCTTCGGCCCCGCAACGGCCGAGCGTGTGCGGGAGGAGATAGACAGCGAGGTCGAAGCCTACGGCTCCGCCACCGCCGACGAGCGGGGAGGACTCCTCGTGGCCGGTTCGGCGCAGGGGCTGCGCCCCGCCGACCACCCCGTCGTGGTCTCCCACGTGGAGGAGAAGGTCGACGCCGCCTTCCACTTCAAGCTCGTAACGGGCAACCACCTCTTCTTCTCGGGGACGCTTGCGCGCCGCTCGCCCGTGCTCAGAGGCCTGCTCGGCGAGCCCTACGTGGAGATAAACGAGGAAGACGCCGAGAGCCACGGCCTCAAGGCCGGCGACTTCGTGAAGGTCCACGGCAAGTACCACGAGGTGAAGCTCAAGGTGCGCACCACCCGCGGCTTCGCGCCGTCCGTGGCCTACATACCGGAGAACTTCGAGGAGCTCGAGATCAACCGTTTTTTCAGAAAGGGACACATGGTCCCGCGGGTCAACATAACGCGCGTGTAG